From a region of the Listeria monocytogenes ATCC 19117 genome:
- the divIVA gene encoding septum site-determining protein DivIVA: MPLSPLDIHNKEFTRGFRGYDEDEVNDFLDQIIKDYEQVIKEKKRIEDTLNNSEERLGHFTNIEETLNKSLIVAQTAAEEVKASAEKEAKLIIREAEKNADRILSDSLSKARKIAIEIEDLKRQSKVFRERLRMLVEAQMDLIKSEDWQQMMAYDVDATELASIKEVEAAESEER, from the coding sequence ATGCCATTATCGCCGCTGGATATACATAACAAAGAGTTTACCCGTGGTTTTAGAGGTTATGACGAAGACGAAGTAAATGACTTCCTCGATCAAATCATTAAAGATTATGAACAAGTTATTAAAGAGAAAAAGCGTATTGAGGACACTTTAAATAATAGTGAAGAACGTTTAGGTCATTTTACAAACATTGAAGAAACATTAAACAAATCATTAATCGTGGCACAAACAGCTGCCGAAGAAGTGAAAGCTTCCGCTGAAAAAGAAGCAAAACTTATTATCCGTGAAGCTGAAAAAAATGCAGACCGAATTTTAAGCGACTCACTTTCTAAAGCTCGTAAAATCGCGATTGAAATTGAAGACTTAAAACGTCAATCTAAAGTATTCCGCGAGCGTCTGCGTATGTTAGTAGAAGCGCAAATGGATTTAATTAAAAGTGAAGATTGGCAGCAAATGATGGCTTACGATGTAGATGCAACAGAATTAGCGTCTATTAAAGAAGTCGAAGCTGCTGAATCAGAAGAACGTTAA
- the nadC gene encoding carboxylating nicotinate-nucleotide diphosphorylase, with the protein MNSILMNQAIQAFLLEDIGQHDLSAETVFPRDTMGEGVFLAKETGILCGISIPPKVYELLGGNIQFEAYKKDGDWIQKGDIIAAVTAPVRTLLSGERVILNLMQRMSGIASQTNFAVKQLDDSAIRICDTRKTAPGLRAFDKYAVQTGGGFNHRNGLYDGVMLKDNHIAFSGGITSAVSTVREKLGHMVKIEVETETAEQVKEAVQAGADIIMFDNRTPEEIKQLVKLVPPHITTEISGNVTLENIHRYKGSGANYLSLGSLTHSVRAFDISFNSKGGIKA; encoded by the coding sequence ATGAATTCCATACTTATGAATCAAGCAATTCAAGCATTTTTACTAGAAGATATCGGTCAACATGACTTAAGTGCAGAAACTGTTTTCCCCCGTGACACAATGGGGGAAGGTGTTTTCCTAGCAAAAGAAACAGGTATTCTTTGTGGCATTTCCATCCCACCGAAAGTTTACGAACTGCTCGGTGGAAATATACAATTTGAAGCTTATAAAAAAGATGGTGACTGGATTCAAAAAGGCGATATTATCGCGGCTGTTACGGCTCCAGTTCGCACGTTACTTTCCGGTGAGCGGGTCATTTTAAATTTAATGCAACGGATGAGTGGTATCGCTAGCCAAACTAATTTTGCTGTCAAACAACTGGATGATTCCGCTATTCGAATTTGCGACACGAGGAAAACAGCGCCCGGTCTGCGTGCCTTCGATAAATACGCGGTACAGACTGGTGGCGGCTTTAATCATCGCAATGGTCTATACGATGGTGTTATGCTAAAAGACAACCACATCGCCTTCTCTGGAGGTATTACAAGTGCTGTATCTACTGTACGGGAAAAACTTGGCCATATGGTAAAAATCGAAGTGGAAACGGAAACTGCTGAACAAGTAAAAGAAGCCGTTCAAGCCGGCGCAGATATCATAATGTTTGATAATCGCACACCGGAAGAAATCAAGCAACTGGTTAAGCTAGTTCCCCCGCACATTACTACAGAAATTTCCGGTAATGTCACTTTAGAAAATATTCATCGTTATAAGGGTTCTGGGGCAAATTACCTTTCTTTAGGCTCCTTAACGCATTCCGTTCGTGCATTTGACATCAGTTTCAATAGCAAAGGAGGAATAAAGGCATGA
- a CDS encoding BspA family leucine-rich repeat surface protein translates to MKKFSMRVVLIISVLFIAFGSANVSTAQERDTTNKLPEEELGSLDTSDVIAEEVAQDKPAEVEQLEEIPTTDELMQNPDVREQPVANSDDPDLTVVSSGDFWTLYYNSANDEYNLRMFGNVPSSKPSAWNSYLKSIKHIEIEEATLTGNFASYFRSNVFTVLESVRIERSNLSGVTSFARAFEGDSVSDSPLEKVIIRDNYYPETPSLTDISRMVTLCRKLSELDVSGLNTSSVTNMYAAFSNTNSLKELDISNFDTSSVTDMSYMFSYCTSLEELDLSTFDTSSVTNMYCMLNGLHLKKLDLSNFDTSSVTNMQQMFYGSYNLEELDLSNFDTSSVTNMHLMFGGCKSLEELDVSTFDTSSVTNMRGVFAECNSLGELDLSTFDTSSATTMQIMFYDCTSLEELDLSTFDTSSVTNMDRMFQECTALKSLYLDNFTDAPSMTDMFKGTTSLTYLFASHNVSTFNRLENTSWYDEKNWVQFSNLSQLQTYHRKQSEPTGYRKGEFLSLTMDAMGGEFEDAEEQKVQSKISGEYWEEVIPVKEGHYFDGWYLDQNFTNKFDFSLPAAVSTTIYAKWIENYTVIIPASISLNETSELKVEGINRGDKNLSVGLNRTATSVSESNKLTLANTTDTTVQCLVPLSWDGSENNPKNAILTLAPGSEITEGEAVMAIEAPENIQAGKYTGNVVFSIKYE, encoded by the coding sequence ATGAAGAAGTTTTCCATGCGAGTGGTGCTCATTATTTCTGTGCTTTTTATTGCTTTTGGGAGCGCTAATGTTTCTACCGCACAAGAAAGGGACACAACGAATAAGCTTCCAGAAGAGGAACTAGGTTCTTTGGATACCTCTGATGTCATTGCGGAAGAAGTCGCGCAAGACAAACCAGCAGAGGTGGAGCAACTAGAAGAAATCCCAACTACGGATGAGTTGATGCAAAATCCAGATGTTCGAGAGCAGCCTGTTGCCAATTCGGATGATCCGGATTTAACAGTGGTCAGCTCAGGTGATTTTTGGACGCTTTATTATAATTCTGCGAACGATGAATATAACTTGCGTATGTTTGGCAACGTGCCAAGCAGTAAACCGAGCGCTTGGAATAGTTATTTGAAAAGCATTAAACATATAGAGATTGAAGAAGCTACTTTGACAGGGAATTTTGCATCGTATTTTAGAAGTAATGTTTTCACAGTACTTGAGAGTGTGAGGATAGAACGTTCAAATTTGTCTGGAGTGACGTCTTTTGCAAGGGCATTTGAAGGTGACAGTGTATCAGACTCACCACTTGAAAAAGTGATTATCAGAGATAATTATTATCCGGAGACGCCTTCTTTAACAGATATAAGTAGAATGGTTACCTTATGTCGTAAACTTAGTGAGCTTGATGTGAGTGGACTCAATACAAGTTCCGTCACTAATATGTATGCCGCATTTAGTAACACGAATAGCCTTAAAGAACTGGATATAAGTAACTTTGATACGAGTTCAGTGACTGACATGAGCTACATGTTTTCTTATTGTACTAGTCTTGAAGAGCTTGATTTAAGTACCTTTGATACCAGTTCTGTTACAAATATGTATTGTATGTTGAATGGACTCCACTTGAAAAAGCTAGATTTAAGCAACTTTGATACGAGTTCCGTTACTAATATGCAGCAAATGTTTTATGGTAGTTACAATCTTGAAGAGTTAGATTTAAGCAACTTTGATACGAGTTCCGTTACTAATATGCACCTAATGTTTGGTGGCTGTAAAAGTCTTGAAGAGCTAGATGTAAGCACCTTTGATACCAGTTCAGTGACTAACATGCGTGGTGTGTTTGCTGAGTGCAATAGTCTTGGAGAGCTAGATTTAAGTACCTTTGATACTAGTTCAGCAACTACTATGCAGATCATGTTTTATGATTGTACTAGCCTTGAAGAGCTAGATTTAAGTACCTTTGATACTAGTTCCGTGACTAACATGGATAGGATGTTTCAAGAGTGTACAGCGTTAAAATCTTTATACCTGGATAATTTTACGGATGCACCAAGCATGACAGATATGTTTAAGGGAACCACCTCCCTAACCTACTTGTTTGCAAGTCACAATGTAAGTACTTTTAATAGGTTAGAAAATACAAGCTGGTATGATGAAAAGAATTGGGTGCAGTTTTCGAATCTCTCGCAACTACAGACATATCACCGGAAACAAAGTGAACCTACAGGCTACAGAAAAGGTGAGTTCCTTTCCTTAACAATGGATGCGATGGGTGGAGAATTTGAAGACGCGGAGGAACAAAAAGTACAAAGTAAAATTTCTGGGGAGTACTGGGAAGAAGTGATTCCAGTAAAAGAAGGACATTACTTTGACGGGTGGTATCTTGATCAAAATTTCACTAATAAGTTTGACTTTTCATTGCCAGCTGCTGTATCTACAACTATCTACGCAAAATGGATAGAAAACTATACAGTGATTATTCCGGCTTCCATTTCTTTAAATGAAACTTCTGAATTGAAAGTAGAAGGGATTAATCGAGGAGATAAAAATTTGTCCGTGGGATTAAACCGAACAGCAACATCTGTTTCTGAGAGCAACAAGCTAACCTTGGCCAATACGACAGACACAACAGTCCAATGTTTGGTACCACTAAGTTGGGATGGGTCCGAAAACAATCCAAAAAATGCCATTTTAACTCTCGCTCCAGGCTCGGAAATAACAGAAGGCGAGGCAGTCATGGCTATTGAAGCACCAGAGAATATCCAGGCAGGAAAATATACAGGGAACGTTGTATTTTCGATTAAGTATGAATGA
- the nadA gene encoding quinolinate synthase NadA — MNLLETVEQDTMPTHYKQMTQAEMIARVTEIKAQLGENLFIPCHHYQKDEVVPFADAIGDSLQLAQIAAQNKKAKHIVFCGVHFMAETADMLTTSEQIVTLPDMRAGCSMADMADIHQLTNAWPKLQTLFGDTILPVTYINSTAAIKSFVGEHGGTTVTSSNATKIVSWALEQKERIFFLPDQHLGRNTAFELGIPLEHMAIWNPIKNELEYEGNLDDCKVILWKGYCSVHQHFTVKNIENIRKNNPKMRIIVHPECTHEVVSLADDSGSTKKIVTEINNAAPGTEWAVGTEANLVGRIIQENPDKKIVSLNPFMCPCMTMNRIDLPHLLWTLEAIQNGEQRNQIKVDKQTTKFALKALERMLQLS, encoded by the coding sequence ATGAATTTACTAGAAACGGTCGAACAAGATACAATGCCAACTCATTATAAGCAAATGACGCAGGCCGAAATGATTGCCCGCGTCACGGAAATTAAAGCCCAGCTTGGCGAGAATCTCTTTATCCCCTGCCACCATTATCAAAAAGATGAGGTCGTTCCATTTGCCGATGCGATTGGCGATTCCTTACAATTAGCGCAAATTGCTGCACAAAATAAAAAAGCCAAACATATCGTTTTTTGCGGTGTTCATTTTATGGCAGAAACAGCGGATATGCTTACGACAAGCGAGCAGATTGTTACTTTGCCGGATATGCGCGCTGGTTGTTCGATGGCAGATATGGCGGACATTCATCAGCTAACAAATGCTTGGCCAAAACTGCAAACCCTTTTCGGCGATACGATTTTACCTGTCACTTACATTAATTCCACTGCCGCAATTAAATCCTTCGTCGGTGAACATGGTGGGACTACGGTGACATCTAGTAACGCAACAAAAATTGTCTCATGGGCGCTCGAACAAAAAGAGCGGATTTTCTTTCTTCCGGATCAACATCTAGGTCGGAACACTGCGTTCGAACTAGGCATTCCCCTCGAACATATGGCAATTTGGAACCCGATAAAAAATGAACTGGAATATGAGGGCAATTTGGATGATTGTAAAGTCATTCTGTGGAAAGGCTACTGCTCTGTTCACCAACATTTCACCGTCAAAAATATCGAAAACATTCGTAAAAACAATCCTAAAATGCGGATTATTGTTCATCCCGAATGCACCCATGAAGTCGTTTCTTTAGCAGATGATTCCGGTTCAACGAAAAAAATTGTAACTGAAATAAACAATGCCGCACCTGGCACAGAATGGGCAGTCGGTACCGAAGCCAATTTAGTTGGTCGCATTATCCAAGAAAACCCAGATAAAAAAATCGTCTCGCTAAATCCGTTTATGTGCCCTTGTATGACCATGAATCGAATTGATTTACCACATTTACTCTGGACACTAGAAGCTATCCAAAACGGCGAACAACGAAACCAAATCAAAGTCGATAAACAGACAACCAAATTTGCCTTAAAAGCCTTAGAAAGAATGCTTCAATTAAGCTAA
- a CDS encoding IscS subfamily cysteine desulfurase, with the protein MIYFDHAATTKMSEASLQVFMDASREFFANSESLHDAGTKSAALLEKCRESFSELLQVPNRGILFTSGGTESNQIAIQTLIHTTDKKEVLVSPLEHASVWQQLMALEQAGKCRIKVLPVDSFGQVNPATLEKMISAETGLIIIQHVNSEIGTIQPIAELAHIAKKAGVFFHTDIVQSFGKIDLDLSDATSFSISSHKIYGPKGAGILFMKPDSPLQAVLPDVHHEFGFRPGTVNVPAIAAFTTAAYDIIENREQEAIRAMKLKAAICDTLEARVEVEGGPNTSPYILGLTLPNMQGQEALLALNEADIQISTTSACSLRDLAPSRTLIATGKTTEEANRFIRLSFGRENELNDSIIFKEEIDKLLRKR; encoded by the coding sequence ATGATTTACTTTGACCATGCGGCTACTACGAAAATGAGTGAAGCTTCTTTACAAGTTTTTATGGATGCATCGCGAGAATTCTTTGCTAATTCGGAGAGTTTACATGATGCTGGGACGAAATCAGCGGCCCTTTTAGAAAAATGCCGGGAAAGTTTTTCTGAGTTATTACAAGTTCCAAACCGCGGGATTTTATTTACGAGTGGTGGAACAGAGAGTAATCAAATTGCCATCCAAACGCTAATCCATACAACTGATAAGAAAGAAGTGCTCGTAAGTCCGCTAGAACACGCTTCAGTTTGGCAGCAACTAATGGCACTCGAACAAGCGGGGAAGTGTCGGATTAAAGTATTACCAGTTGATTCGTTTGGGCAAGTAAATCCAGCTACTTTAGAAAAAATGATTTCTGCTGAGACGGGGCTTATTATTATTCAACATGTTAATTCGGAAATCGGAACCATCCAACCAATCGCGGAACTAGCTCATATTGCTAAAAAAGCAGGTGTCTTTTTTCATACCGATATCGTTCAATCCTTTGGAAAAATTGATTTAGATTTAAGTGATGCCACTAGTTTTAGTATTTCATCGCATAAAATTTATGGACCAAAAGGGGCGGGAATACTTTTTATGAAACCAGATTCTCCTTTGCAGGCAGTTTTGCCAGATGTACATCATGAATTTGGCTTTAGACCGGGGACAGTAAATGTTCCAGCTATTGCTGCCTTTACAACTGCCGCCTATGATATAATAGAAAATAGAGAACAAGAAGCGATTAGAGCTATGAAACTAAAAGCTGCGATTTGCGACACATTAGAAGCGCGAGTAGAAGTGGAAGGTGGACCCAATACATCGCCGTATATTTTAGGACTTACTTTGCCAAATATGCAAGGTCAGGAAGCGTTACTTGCTTTAAACGAAGCAGATATTCAAATCTCGACGACAAGTGCATGTAGTTTACGTGATTTAGCTCCGTCCAGAACATTAATCGCTACTGGAAAAACAACAGAAGAAGCAAACCGTTTTATCCGCTTATCTTTTGGAAGAGAAAATGAATTAAACGATAGTATTATTTTTAAAGAAGAAATCGATAAATTATTACGAAAAAGGTGA
- a CDS encoding BspA family leucine-rich repeat surface protein, with translation MKKFSMRVVLIISVLFIALGSANVSIAQERDTTNKLPEEELGSLDTSNLIAEEVAQDKPAEVENLEEIPTTDDLMQNPEVREQSVADSDDPDLTVVSSGAYWTIYRNTVNGEYSLRMFGNVPSNRPTAWNSYLKSIKHIEIEEATLTGSFASYFRNNVFTVLESVRIERSNLSGVTSFEMAFYSPTLQKVIIRDNDYPTAPSLRTTEYMFGYTHKLTELDVSGLDTSAVTNMNCMFNYCSVLEELDVSNFDTSSVTTMRDMFGSSGKLEKLDVSNFDTSSVTTMQAMFYGCTSLEELDVSNFDTNSVTNMSYMFYNCAGLEELDVSNFDTSSVTTMYGTFVGCNSLEELDVSNFDTSSVTTMQAMFNACRALEKLDVSNFDTSSVTTMQAMFENCTGLGELDVSNFDTSSVTTMAYMFDGCTSLEELDLSNFDTSSVTTMAYMFQNCTALKSLYLDNFTTPKTMTGMFTGTTALTYLFASHNLRAFDGLANTRWYDEKNWVQFSNYKELQMYHEYQREPTGYRKGIFLSLTMDAMGGQFEEMEEQKVQNKVSGEYWEEMLPVKEGHYFDGWYLDQNFTNKFDFSLPATVSATIYAKWVENYTVIIPASISLNEASELKVEGINRGGKTLSVGLNYGKTTISESNKLTLANTADTTVQCLAPLSWDGSETNPEKAILTLAPGSEITEGDAVMAIEAPENIQAGTYTGNLVFSINYE, from the coding sequence ATGAAGAAGTTTTCCATGCGAGTGGTCCTTATTATTTCTGTGCTTTTTATTGCACTGGGGAGCGCCAATGTTTCTATCGCACAAGAAAGAGACACAACGAATAAGCTTCCAGAAGAGGAGCTGGGTTCTCTGGATACCTCTAATCTTATTGCAGAAGAAGTCGCACAAGACAAACCAGCCGAGGTCGAGAACTTAGAAGAAATCCCAACTACGGATGACTTGATGCAAAATCCAGAGGTTCGAGAGCAGTCTGTTGCCGATTCGGATGATCCGGATTTAACAGTGGTAAGCTCAGGTGCTTACTGGACGATTTATCGCAATACTGTGAACGGTGAATATAGCTTGCGTATGTTTGGCAACGTACCGAGCAATAGACCAACCGCTTGGAATAGTTATTTAAAAAGTATTAAACATATAGAGATTGAAGAAGCTACTCTGACAGGAAGTTTTGCATCGTATTTTAGAAATAATGTTTTCACGGTACTTGAGAGTGTGAGGATAGAACGTTCAAATTTGTCTGGAGTGACGTCTTTTGAAATGGCATTTTATAGTCCAACACTTCAAAAAGTGATAATCAGAGACAATGATTATCCGACAGCACCATCTTTACGCACTACGGAGTATATGTTTGGTTATACTCACAAACTTACGGAGCTTGATGTGAGTGGTCTTGATACGAGTGCTGTAACTAATATGAATTGTATGTTTAACTACTGTAGCGTACTTGAGGAACTGGATGTAAGTAATTTTGATACCAGTTCCGTTACTACTATGAGGGACATGTTTGGTAGTAGTGGAAAATTGGAGAAGCTGGATGTAAGCAATTTTGATACCAGTTCAGTAACTACTATGCAGGCCATGTTTTATGGTTGTACTAGCCTTGAAGAGCTTGATGTAAGTAATTTTGATACCAATTCAGTGACTAACATGAGCTACATGTTTTACAATTGCGCTGGTCTTGAAGAGCTTGATGTAAGTAATTTTGATACCAGTTCCGTTACTACTATGTATGGCACGTTTGTTGGCTGTAATAGTCTTGAAGAGCTTGATGTAAGTAACTTTGATACGAGTTCAGTAACTACTATGCAGGCCATGTTTAATGCCTGTAGAGCACTTGAGAAGCTGGATGTAAGCAATTTTGATACGAGTTCAGTAACTACTATGCAGGCCATGTTTGAAAATTGTACTGGCCTTGGAGAGCTTGATGTAAGTAACTTTGATACGAGTTCAGTAACTACTATGGCTTACATGTTTGATGGATGTACTAGCCTTGAAGAATTAGATTTAAGTAATTTTGATACCAGTTCAGTAACTACTATGGCTTACATGTTTCAAAATTGTACAGCGTTAAAATCTTTATATCTGGATAATTTTACTACCCCAAAGACTATGACAGGTATGTTTACTGGAACCACCGCCTTAACCTACTTGTTTGCCAGTCACAATTTAAGAGCTTTTGATGGCCTAGCAAATACAAGATGGTATGACGAAAAGAATTGGGTACAGTTTTCGAATTACAAGGAACTACAGATGTATCATGAATACCAAAGGGAACCTACTGGCTATAGAAAAGGTATCTTCCTTTCCCTAACAATGGATGCGATGGGTGGGCAGTTTGAAGAAATGGAAGAACAAAAAGTACAAAATAAAGTTTCTGGGGAGTACTGGGAAGAAATGCTTCCTGTAAAAGAAGGACATTATTTTGATGGGTGGTATCTTGATCAAAATTTCACTAATAAGTTTGATTTTTCTTTACCAGCAACTGTTTCAGCAACTATCTACGCAAAATGGGTAGAAAACTACACGGTGATTATTCCAGCTTCTATTTCCTTAAATGAAGCTTCCGAATTGAAAGTAGAAGGGATTAATCGAGGGGGTAAAACCTTATCCGTAGGCTTGAATTATGGAAAAACAACCATTTCTGAGAGCAACAAGCTAACCTTGGCCAATACGGCAGACACAACAGTCCAATGTTTGGCACCACTGAGTTGGGACGGGTCAGAAACTAATCCAGAAAAAGCGATTTTAACCCTTGCCCCAGGTTCGGAAATAACAGAAGGCGATGCAGTCATGGCTATTGAAGCGCCAGAAAATATCCAGGCAGGAACGTATACCGGGAATCTAGTATTTTCGATTAATTATGAATAA
- a CDS encoding transcription repressor NadR, with the protein MKKILGDTRRQMILKWLKEAEAPISGNQLAQKTNVSRQVIVQDISLLKAGNEPIMATPQGYIYAKETSYTGERRVIAVKHTKEQAAEELNILVDHGVSIIDVIVDHPIYGEITASLHLKSRFDVEKFVRKLQTTGATMLSGLTDGTHLHTIEADTKEQLEQAIKALDKAGFLI; encoded by the coding sequence ATGAAAAAAATATTAGGAGATACGCGTAGGCAAATGATTTTAAAATGGCTAAAAGAAGCCGAGGCGCCAATTTCTGGAAATCAATTAGCACAGAAAACAAATGTTAGCCGCCAAGTGATTGTTCAAGATATTTCTTTGTTAAAAGCTGGCAATGAACCAATTATGGCTACCCCACAAGGCTATATTTATGCGAAAGAAACAAGTTATACAGGGGAAAGGCGCGTTATTGCCGTGAAACATACGAAAGAACAAGCTGCCGAGGAACTAAATATTTTGGTAGATCACGGTGTTTCCATTATTGATGTGATTGTGGATCATCCAATATACGGCGAAATCACCGCTTCACTACATTTAAAAAGCCGTTTTGATGTAGAGAAATTTGTGCGGAAATTGCAAACAACAGGAGCAACAATGCTGTCTGGTTTAACGGATGGAACACATTTACATACGATTGAAGCAGATACGAAAGAACAATTAGAACAAGCGATTAAGGCGCTAGATAAAGCTGGATTTTTAATCTAA
- the nadB gene encoding L-aspartate oxidase has protein sequence MTKERVIIIGSGIAGCTAAFRLMHDYDVTIITKGLKEESNSMLAQGGVAAAVSKNDTPKKHFSDTFQAGCFHNKVLAVNQLVTNGPIVIQKLIAEGMTFDEQNGELSLGLEGAHQLPRILHTGGDQTGKFLTTFLQEKLTNIHWQEQKMAIEIIKQNDSAIGVHCLDKENRLHTYYGEHIILASGGLGQLFPVTTNAATISGDGLALAYRAGAKLTDMEFIQFHPTLLFLNGRCHGLISEAVRGEGAKLIRADGSAVMTDVHPRADLAPRDIVAATLFAEIQDGNEVFLDITPIPNFEERFPGITANLDAYHVPFRETKRIPVHPGAHFLMGGIRTDLSGKTNIPGLYAIGEVANAGVHGANRLASNSLLETLVFGEKVAEYILTQKTNLIDHPEIPLSNQTRTPHLPDKQLLQEKIWETLGITRKPEKITEFLHWLTDFDYANHTRETAEISHMLITAKIIAESALKRTESLGAHRILKGVIK, from the coding sequence ATGACAAAAGAACGAGTGATTATCATTGGGAGCGGTATCGCAGGTTGCACTGCTGCCTTCAGATTAATGCACGACTATGATGTGACAATAATCACAAAAGGTCTCAAAGAAGAAAGTAATTCGATGCTCGCTCAAGGCGGTGTCGCAGCAGCTGTGTCCAAAAACGATACCCCGAAAAAGCATTTTAGCGATACCTTCCAAGCCGGTTGTTTTCATAATAAAGTTCTCGCAGTAAATCAACTCGTTACCAACGGTCCAATCGTTATCCAAAAATTAATCGCAGAAGGGATGACTTTTGACGAACAAAATGGTGAACTTTCGCTTGGTTTAGAAGGCGCACACCAATTGCCACGAATTTTACATACTGGCGGTGATCAAACCGGCAAATTTCTTACTACTTTTTTACAAGAAAAATTAACAAACATTCACTGGCAAGAGCAAAAAATGGCTATCGAAATTATAAAACAGAACGATTCGGCTATCGGCGTGCATTGTTTAGATAAAGAAAATCGACTACATACTTATTACGGAGAACATATTATTTTAGCAAGCGGCGGACTTGGACAACTTTTTCCAGTTACGACGAATGCGGCGACAATTTCCGGTGATGGTTTAGCACTGGCTTACCGGGCTGGTGCTAAGCTAACCGATATGGAATTTATCCAATTTCATCCCACTCTTCTCTTTCTAAACGGACGTTGTCATGGGCTTATTTCAGAAGCGGTCCGCGGTGAAGGAGCCAAACTTATTCGCGCAGATGGTTCGGCGGTAATGACTGATGTTCACCCGAGAGCTGACCTTGCGCCGCGCGATATTGTTGCTGCGACGCTATTTGCAGAAATACAAGATGGCAATGAGGTTTTCCTTGATATCACGCCAATTCCTAATTTTGAAGAACGTTTTCCAGGAATTACTGCTAACTTGGATGCATATCACGTCCCGTTTCGTGAAACAAAGCGGATTCCGGTTCATCCTGGCGCACATTTTTTAATGGGTGGTATTCGTACCGACCTATCAGGTAAAACGAACATTCCCGGTTTGTATGCCATTGGTGAGGTTGCAAATGCAGGTGTGCACGGCGCTAACCGTCTCGCCAGTAACTCCCTCCTTGAAACGCTCGTCTTTGGTGAAAAAGTGGCTGAATACATTCTCACGCAAAAAACAAACCTAATAGACCATCCAGAAATCCCTCTTTCGAACCAAACCCGAACACCCCATTTACCAGATAAACAATTACTTCAAGAGAAAATCTGGGAAACGCTTGGCATCACAAGAAAACCAGAAAAAATCACCGAATTTCTTCATTGGCTTACTGATTTCGATTACGCAAATCACACTCGAGAAACAGCGGAAATTAGCCACATGCTTATCACCGCAAAAATAATCGCCGAAAGCGCGCTCAAACGAACAGAAAGTCTCGGCGCACATCGAATATTAAAAGGAGTAATAAAATGA
- a CDS encoding transposase produces MARIEYEEKIQKSLLVLYSRGSTIQSICREYGIPRYEFHKWMKLHDADKLETKEVKTFLQIRELKQQKNKLEEEILFLNEAINLLESP; encoded by the coding sequence ATGGCTCGAATCGAATATGAAGAAAAAATTCAAAAAAGCCTACTGGTTTTATACTCTAGGGGGTCTACCATACAGTCTATCTGCAGGGAGTATGGTATTCCTCGTTACGAATTTCACAAATGGATGAAGTTACATGATGCCGATAAACTGGAAACCAAAGAGGTGAAGACTTTCCTACAGATAAGAGAATTAAAACAACAAAAAAACAAATTAGAAGAAGAAATTTTGTTTTTAAATGAAGCAATCAATCTGTTGGAAAGTCCTTGA
- a CDS encoding LPXTG cell wall anchor domain-containing protein: protein MKRKLVLAMVLISFCGMFFLSPDRVQASQTVVEVFISEDDLDVSEENIQEIPKKELAASSDKDNKQPILPKAGDTVTNYTLLGLVLVLIWLIMQRKRKKKE from the coding sequence TTGAAAAGGAAATTAGTTCTGGCAATGGTACTAATCAGCTTTTGTGGGATGTTCTTCTTATCGCCTGACCGTGTTCAAGCTAGTCAGACAGTGGTTGAGGTGTTCATTTCAGAGGATGATTTGGATGTCAGTGAAGAAAACATACAGGAAATCCCTAAAAAAGAACTGGCAGCCTCTTCAGATAAGGATAACAAACAACCCATATTACCTAAAGCAGGTGATACAGTAACTAACTATACCTTGTTGGGCTTAGTGCTCGTCCTTATTTGGTTGATAATGCAAAGAAAAAGGAAGAAGAAAGAATAA